CCGGGGGGTCCGGGCGGAAGCGGGGGAGCGAGGCGCCGCGTGCGGTGCGGCGGGACCGCGCCGCGCGCGGCGTTCGCTCGCCCGGCCGTCCGGGCGGCGCGCCGTCCCGCTCCGCCGAGGCGGTGCGCCTGGGCCTGGACGGCGGCGCCCATGGAGGAAGCCGCAGCTCAGGGGGTTCGCGTCGTGCCCGCGCGGCCCGGCCCCGTCATCCCCGGACGGCATGTTGATCTTCGCCACGGTACGGGTAAGGTCCGTGGCGTACCGTGCTTCAACCGCAATTCCGCCATCGGCAAGCTGAGAGATGACCCAGGCGTCATCAGGCGGGCCGTCGCACACGTGGAGGGGAACTCGTGGAAGCCAACACCCGTAGCACCGGGCGTCTGCCGGCTGCCTTCCTGACGCCCGGGTCCTCGTCCTTCATGGACTTTCTCGCCGAGCACTCGCCGGAGCTGCTGCCCGGGCGTCGGACACTGCCCGCCGTGCAGGGCGCGATCGAGGTGCCGCACGGCACGACGATCGTCGCCGCCACGTTCCCGGGGGGCGTCGTCCTCGCCGGTGACCGGCGCGCCACCATGGGCAACATGATCGCGCAACGCGACATCGAGAAGGTCTTCCCGGCCGACGAGTACTCGGCCGTGGGCATCGCCGGGACGGCGGGCCTCGCCGTCGAGATGGTGAAGCTGTTCCAGCTGGAGCTGGAGCACTTCGAGAAGGTCGAGGGCGCCCAGCTCTCCCTGGAGGGCAAGGCGAACCGGCTCTCCACCATGATCCGCGGCAACCTGGGCATGGCCATGCAGGGCCTCGCCGTGATCCCGCTGTTCGCCGGGTGGGACGTGGACCGCGAGAAGGGCCGCATCTTCTCGTACGACGTCACGGGCGGCCGCTCCGAGGAGCACGGGTACGCGGCGACCGGCTCGGGCTCCCTGTTCGCGCGCGGGTCGATGAAGAAGCTCTACCGCGAGGACCTCACCGAGCAGCAGGCCGTGACGCTGGTGGTGCAGGCGCTGTACGACGCGGCGGACGACGACTCGGCGACGGGCGGCCCGGACGTGGCGCGCCGCATCTACCCGATCGTCACGGTGATCACGGACGACGGGTTCCGCCGCCTCACGGACGCGGAGGCGTCGGACGTCTCGCGTTCCGTGCTGGAGCGCCGGATGGACCAGCCCGACGGTCCGCGCGCCGAGCTGCTCTGATGCTGCCCCCGATGTTCTCGCCACTGACAGAAAGGGACGGATAGCCGGTGTCTACGCCGTTCTATGTCTCACCCCAGCAGGCCATGGCCGACCGGGCGGAATACGCCCGCAAGGGCATCGCGCGGGGCCGGAGCCTTGTTGTGATGCAGTACGCCGACGGCATCGTCTTCGTCGGCGAGAATCCGTCCCGCGCGCTGCACAAGTTCAGCGAGATCTACGACCGGATCGGCTTCGCCGCCGCGGGCAAGTACAACGAGTACGAGAACCTGCGCATCGGCGGCGTGCGGTACGCGGACCTGCGCGGATACACCTACGACCGTGACGACGTGACGGCCCGTGGACTGGCGAACGTGTACGCGCAGACGCTCGGCACGATCTTCTCCAGCGCGGGCGAGAAGCCGTACGAGGTGGAGCTGGTCGTCGCCGAGGTGGGCACGTCGCCGGAGGGCGACCAGATCTACCGCCTGCCGCACGACGGTTCGATCGTGGACGAGCACGGCTCGGTGGCCGTCGGCGGCAACGCCGAGCAGATCAGCAGCTTCCTGGACCAGCGGCACCGGGACGGGATGTCGCTGGCGGAGGCGCTGAAGCTGGCCGTGCAGGCGCTGTCGCGGGACACGAACGGCAGCGAGCGGGAGATCCCCGCCGAGCGCCTTGAGGTCGCCGTGCTGGACCGCACGCGTCCGCAGTCCCGGAAGTTCAAGCGCATCGTGGGTCGGCAGCTCGCGCGGCTGCTGGCGGCCGAGGAGCCCGCGACGGCCCCGACGGACGCCGCCGACGACGAGGCCGAGGGCGCGGAGGACTAGCCCTGCCCGGTGTCACGAGCCCCGGTCGGCCCCTCTGCGGGCAGGCCGGGGCTTCGGCGTACGCGGATGCGGGCGTCCGGCGGCGTACGCGGGGTGCTCGCCGGGCTCAGCCGGGTGGCGGCGGGGCGGTGGAGGCGCGGACGCGCAGGGTCACGGGCAGGTCGCCGTGGGGCGCGCTGCGGCCTTCCAGGACGGCGAGGAGGGCCTCCATGCCGCGCTCCCCGACCCGCTCGGCGGGCAGTGCGACGGTGGTCAGCTCCGGTTCGACGGCGGTGGCGAGGGCCAGGTCGTCGAAGCCGGTGACGGACACGTCCTCGGGGACGCGCAGGCCGAGGCGGCGTACGGCCTTGCAGGCACCGGCCGCGATGAGGTCGTCGTCGCACACCAGGGCGGTCGGGCGGGCGCCGGGCGCGGTCAGGGAGCGGGTGGCGGCCTGGCGGGCGCCGGGCACGTCGAGCGGCGCGGGCACGGTCCGTACGGTGACGCCGGGACGGTCGAGGGCGGTGGCGAGGGCCCGGGCGCGGACGTCGAAGGTCCAGGACGGCACGGCGGACGCGAGGTGGACGAACCGTCGGTGGCCCAGCGCGAGGAGATGGTCCGTCACCTGTCGCATGCCGTCCGCGATGTCGAGGTTGACCTGCGCGGCGGAGCCCGGGTCGGCGGGGTCGCTGTCGAGCATGACGAGCGGCAGGGCCGTGTCGCGGAAGGCGCGCAGGGCGTCGGTGGCCATGGAGGAGGCGATGATGCCGTCCAGGGCCGCGCGGGCCGAGGCGAAGGGGTCCCTTGCCGGGCCGATGCCCTCGGGTGAGGGGTAGAGGACGACGCCGATGTCATGGCGGGCGGCGACGGCGGAGGCGCCGGTGTAGACGCGCGCGAAGAACTCGTTGGTGAGCGCGGGGACGACGAGCAGCGCGGTGCGCGTACGGCCCAGGCGGAGGTTCCGGGCGGCGAGGTTCGGGCGGTAGCCGAGGCTGCGGGCCGTTTCGCGGACCAGGTCGGCGGTGCGCTCGGAGACCCGGCCGCGCCACTTGCCGCCCATGACGAGGGAGACGGTGGCCTGGGAGACGCCGGCGGCGGTCGCGACGTCGCGGCTGGTGGGCCGGGGCCCGCCGACGGGTTCCGGGGCCTTCACGCGCGTCCGCCTCCGTGGGTCTGTTCCGGGACCGCCGCGGGGCTGCGGGGCGGTCGCTCTGGGTGCGCGCGGGTGGACCCCGCGGCTGCGGACATGGTACGTATGACGTCCGACGTTATACGTAAAACCCCGGCGGGCCGCCGGGGAGGAGGAGCGGGCGATGGCTGCGGCGAGCGGCGGGTACGCCGACATACTCAGGGCCCCGCACGCGCTGCGGCTTCTGGTCGGCACGCTCGTCGGGCGGCTGCCGAACGGCACGGCGCACATCGCGATCGCGCTGTTCACGCGCGCGGAGGGCGGCAGCTACAGCCTCGCGGGCGCCCTCGCTGCCGTGTACGGGCTGGCGACGGCGGCGGGGCAGCCGCTGCTGGGCCGGGCCGTGGACCTGTACGGCCAGCCGCGGGTCCAGCTGCCCGCCGCGCTCGTCTCGGCGCTCGGCATGGCGTGGCTCGCGGTGGCCGGGACCGGCGCGCTGCCGGTCGCGTTCGCGGCGGTCGTCGTGGCCGGGTTCTTCACGCCGCCGCTGGAGGGCGGGCTGCGGGCGCTGTGGCCGAGCGTCCTGGGCGGCGGGGACCGGGTGCACCGCGCGTACGCCCTGGACGCCGTGGCGCAGGAGGTCATGTTCACCGTCGGGCCGCTGCTCGTGACCGTCCTCGTCTGGCTGTGGTCGCCCGCGGCGGCGCTGCTGGTGATCAACGTGGCCGGTGTCGTGGGCGCCCTGTCGGTGGTGGCGTCGGCGCCCTCGCGCGCGTGGCGTTCGGAGCCGCGCGAGGCGCACTGGCTGGGCGCGCTGCGCTCGCCCGGGCTGCTCGCGCTGCTGGCCGCGTTCTTCTTCGTGGGGCTCGCGATGGGGTCGATCACGGTTGCCGCGCTGGCCTATTCCGATCTGCACGGCGGCGACGCCGTGTACGGGGCGCTGATGGCGGCGCTCGGGGTCGGCGCGCTCGCCGGCGGGCTCGTGTACGGCGCGCGGTCCTGGGCTGGCGAGCCCGAGGCGCGGCTGCGGCTGCTGGTGGGGCTGCTGGCGCTCGGCTACCTGCCGCTGGTGCTGGCGCCCGGGGTGGCCGCGATGACGGCGCTGGCCGCCGTGGCGGGCGTCTTCCTGGCGCCGGCCATCGCCTGCGCGTTCATCGTCGTGGACCGGCACGCGCTGCGCGGCACGGTGACGGAGGCGTTCTCCTGGCTGGTGACGACCTTCGGCGTCGGCGCGGCGGTCGGCTCGGCCGCCGCGGGCCCCGCGGTCGAGCTGGCGGGGGTGCCGTGGAGCTTCGCGGTCGCCGGGGCCGGGGGAGCGGCGGCGCTGCTGGTGCTGGTGGCGACCCGGCGGGTGCTGGCCGTTCCGGCCGCCGCGGACCGGCCGGAAGCGGGAGAACCGGTGCGTGTATCGGAAAATGATCGAAACGGTACGGTCGAACCCGGTTTCAGCGGGGGCCGTCAGGCGTAATGTTCTGACATGGACCGCCGCATTTTCGGGCTGGAGAACGAGTACGGCGTCACGTGCACGTTCAGGGGACAGCGCCGACTGTCTCCTGACGAAGTGGCGCGCTACCTCTTCCGCCGTGTCGTGTCATGGGGCCGCAGCAGCAATGTCTTTCTGCGGAACGGCGCCCGCCTCTACCTCGACGTGGGTTCGCATCCGGAATACGCGACGCCGGAATGCGACAACGTGACCGAGCTGGTCACGCACGACAAGGCGGGCGAGCGCATTCTCGAAGGTCTGCTCGTGGACGCCGAACGCCGCCTGCACGAGGAGGGAATCGCGGGCGACGTCTACCTGTTCAAGAACAACACCGACTCGGCGGGAAACTCCTACGGCTGCCATGAGAACTACCTCGTGGCGCGGCACGGAGAGTTCTCGCGGCTCGCGGACATCCTCATCCCGTTCCTCGTCACCCGCCAGCTGCTGTGCGGCGCGGGCAAGGTGCTCCAGACCCCGCGCGGCGCCGTGTACTGCGTCAGCCAGCGCGCCGAGCACATCTGGGAGGGCGTCAGCTCGGCGACGACCCGCTCCCGCCCCATCATCAACACCCGCGACGAGCCGCACGCCGACGCCGAGCGCTATCGGCGGCTGCACGTCATCGTCGGCGACTCCAACATGTCGGAGACGACGATGCTGCTGAAGGTCGGCGCGACCGACCTGGTGCTGCGGATGATCGAGGCCGGCACGGTCATGCGCGACCTCACGCTGGAGAACCCGATCCGGGCGATCCGCGAGGTCAGCCACGACATCACCGGCCGCCGCAAGGTTCGCCTGGCCAGTGGCCGCGAGGCGTCCGCGCTGGAGGTGCAGCGCGAGTACTACGAGAAGGCGGCCGACTTCGTGGACCGGCGCGGCATCCGCACGGGCACGGTGGCGCAGGTCCTGGAGCTGTGGGGCCGCACGCTGGACGCCATCGAGGCGGAGGACCTGGACCGGATCGGCACCGAGATCGACTGGGTCATGAAGTACAAGCTGCTGGAGCGGTACCGGGCCAAGCACAACATGACCATGTCGCACCCGAGGATCGCGCAGATAGACCTCGCGTACCACGACATCCACCGCAGGCGGGGCCTGTACTACCTGCTGGAGAAGAAGGGGCAGGCGGCCCGCGTCTGCAACGACCTGAAGATCTTCGAGGGCAAGTCCGTGCCGCCGCAGACCACCCGGGCGCGGCTGCGCGGCGACTTCATCCGGCGCGCGCAGGAACAGCGCCGGGACTTCACGGTGGACTGGGTCCATCTGAAGCTGAACGACCAGGCGCAGCGCACGGTGCTGTGCAAGGACCCGTTCCGGTCGGTGGACGACCGGGTGGAGAAGCTCATCGCCGGGATGTGAGCGCGCGTCCGCGCCTCGGGCCCCGCACCGCTTCGTCCGGTGCGGGGCCCCGTGCGTGGGGGCCGGCTCCCGTGGGGGGGAACGTTGCGGAAGGGTACGCACGTTCCTCGTGCGGCACCTCCCGCACGCCGTAGAGTGGCGCGCACCCAACACAAGATCGATCCCCGACCAGATTACGAGGCTTCCCGTGCGTCGTCGCTCCCTCCTTCTCGCCGTGCCCGCCGGCCTGCTCACCCTGTCGGCCTGCGGCGACGACAAGTCAACCCAGGACAAGGACAAGGACCAGGTCGCCGAGAGCCCGTCGGCGCCGGAGCCGGGCGCCTCCGCGAAGGTCGTGGACGGGCCGCTGCCCGCCATCACGGGCGGGCAGAAGTTCGGTGAGAAGCCGACCGTCGCCAAGGGCTCCGGGAAGCCGTCCTCCGACCTGGCGGTGAAGACGGTCATCGCCGGTTCCGGCACGACGGTCGCCGAGGGCGACTACGTCCGGGCGCACTACCTCGGACAGATCTGGGACTCCGCGAAGGTCTTCGACAACTCGTACGACCGCAAGCAGCCCCTGGTCATCCAGCTCCAGCAGGGCGCCGTGATCGACGGCTGGCGCGTCGGTCTGACCGGCAAGAAGGCCAAGAGCCGCGTCGAGATGGCCGTCCCCCCGGCCCTGGGCTACGGCTCCGAGGGCCGCGGCGACATCAAGGGCACCGACACGATG
This genomic window from Streptomyces thermolilacinus SPC6 contains:
- a CDS encoding endonuclease domain-containing protein, which gives rise to MEEAAAQGVRVVPARPGPVIPGRHVDLRHGTGKVRGVPCFNRNSAIGKLRDDPGVIRRAVAHVEGNSWKPTPVAPGVCRLPS
- the prcB gene encoding proteasome subunit beta, with amino-acid sequence MEANTRSTGRLPAAFLTPGSSSFMDFLAEHSPELLPGRRTLPAVQGAIEVPHGTTIVAATFPGGVVLAGDRRATMGNMIAQRDIEKVFPADEYSAVGIAGTAGLAVEMVKLFQLELEHFEKVEGAQLSLEGKANRLSTMIRGNLGMAMQGLAVIPLFAGWDVDREKGRIFSYDVTGGRSEEHGYAATGSGSLFARGSMKKLYREDLTEQQAVTLVVQALYDAADDDSATGGPDVARRIYPIVTVITDDGFRRLTDAEASDVSRSVLERRMDQPDGPRAELL
- the prcA gene encoding proteasome subunit alpha; amino-acid sequence: MSTPFYVSPQQAMADRAEYARKGIARGRSLVVMQYADGIVFVGENPSRALHKFSEIYDRIGFAAAGKYNEYENLRIGGVRYADLRGYTYDRDDVTARGLANVYAQTLGTIFSSAGEKPYEVELVVAEVGTSPEGDQIYRLPHDGSIVDEHGSVAVGGNAEQISSFLDQRHRDGMSLAEALKLAVQALSRDTNGSEREIPAERLEVAVLDRTRPQSRKFKRIVGRQLARLLAAEEPATAPTDAADDEAEGAED
- a CDS encoding LacI family DNA-binding transcriptional regulator, whose product is MKAPEPVGGPRPTSRDVATAAGVSQATVSLVMGGKWRGRVSERTADLVRETARSLGYRPNLAARNLRLGRTRTALLVVPALTNEFFARVYTGASAVAARHDIGVVLYPSPEGIGPARDPFASARAALDGIIASSMATDALRAFRDTALPLVMLDSDPADPGSAAQVNLDIADGMRQVTDHLLALGHRRFVHLASAVPSWTFDVRARALATALDRPGVTVRTVPAPLDVPGARQAATRSLTAPGARPTALVCDDDLIAAGACKAVRRLGLRVPEDVSVTGFDDLALATAVEPELTTVALPAERVGERGMEALLAVLEGRSAPHGDLPVTLRVRASTAPPPPG
- a CDS encoding MFS transporter; translated protein: MAAASGGYADILRAPHALRLLVGTLVGRLPNGTAHIAIALFTRAEGGSYSLAGALAAVYGLATAAGQPLLGRAVDLYGQPRVQLPAALVSALGMAWLAVAGTGALPVAFAAVVVAGFFTPPLEGGLRALWPSVLGGGDRVHRAYALDAVAQEVMFTVGPLLVTVLVWLWSPAAALLVINVAGVVGALSVVASAPSRAWRSEPREAHWLGALRSPGLLALLAAFFFVGLAMGSITVAALAYSDLHGGDAVYGALMAALGVGALAGGLVYGARSWAGEPEARLRLLVGLLALGYLPLVLAPGVAAMTALAAVAGVFLAPAIACAFIVVDRHALRGTVTEAFSWLVTTFGVGAAVGSAAAGPAVELAGVPWSFAVAGAGGAAALLVLVATRRVLAVPAAADRPEAGEPVRVSENDRNGTVEPGFSGGRQA
- the pafA gene encoding Pup--protein ligase; amino-acid sequence: MDRRIFGLENEYGVTCTFRGQRRLSPDEVARYLFRRVVSWGRSSNVFLRNGARLYLDVGSHPEYATPECDNVTELVTHDKAGERILEGLLVDAERRLHEEGIAGDVYLFKNNTDSAGNSYGCHENYLVARHGEFSRLADILIPFLVTRQLLCGAGKVLQTPRGAVYCVSQRAEHIWEGVSSATTRSRPIINTRDEPHADAERYRRLHVIVGDSNMSETTMLLKVGATDLVLRMIEAGTVMRDLTLENPIRAIREVSHDITGRRKVRLASGREASALEVQREYYEKAADFVDRRGIRTGTVAQVLELWGRTLDAIEAEDLDRIGTEIDWVMKYKLLERYRAKHNMTMSHPRIAQIDLAYHDIHRRRGLYYLLEKKGQAARVCNDLKIFEGKSVPPQTTRARLRGDFIRRAQEQRRDFTVDWVHLKLNDQAQRTVLCKDPFRSVDDRVEKLIAGM
- a CDS encoding FKBP-type peptidyl-prolyl cis-trans isomerase, translating into MRRRSLLLAVPAGLLTLSACGDDKSTQDKDKDQVAESPSAPEPGASAKVVDGPLPAITGGQKFGEKPTVAKGSGKPSSDLAVKTVIAGSGTTVAEGDYVRAHYLGQIWDSAKVFDNSYDRKQPLVIQLQQGAVIDGWRVGLTGKKAKSRVEMAVPPALGYGSEGRGDIKGTDTMVFVIDIEETFNGKSSAKGKEVPQDDAALPKVGTNTDGKAPAVTVPKGAAPKKLVAKYVLEGDGEEVQPTDKLLLQYKGVLWNGGKEFDSSYSRQQLAAFPLQQLIKGWQEGLAGKKVGSRVMLVVPPDMGYGDQASGEIPANSTLVFTLDILAKM